In Lacinutrix sp. Bg11-31, the DNA window AGTTTAAGAGAAGGTTTTCAATTTTAAATTATAGAATAATTCAGTTTTCACTTATGAGAGCTTATTTTGAAGCATCCCGAAATAATAAAAAAAACCTGATAAGTCGTAAAACTTATCAGGTTTGGTGTGTTTATTATTAGATTCCTACTTACGTAGAAATTAGTTTAATGCTTAAAATGACGTGTTCCTGTAAATACCATAGACACATCGTTACCATTACAATAATCAATACTTAATTGGTCTTTTATAGAACCACCTGGTTGTATAACAGCAGTAACTCCTGCGTTTTTAGCAATCTCGACACAATCTGGAAATGGAAAAAAGGCGTCACTTGCCATAACACATCCTTCTAAATCAAATTTAAAAGATTGTGCTTTGTGTATTGCTTGGTTTAAGGCATCTACACGACTTGTTTGTCCTGTTCCACTAGCACATAATTGTCTCCCTTTTACTAAAACAATAGTGTTAGATTTTGTGTGCTTACAAATTTTAGAAGCAAAAATTAAATCGTCTAACTCAGCAGTTGTTGGTGCTTTTGTTGTTGCGTTTTTAAGGTCTTCTAATGAATCTGTTATATTATTTCTATCTTGAACTAAAACACCATTCAAGCATGTTCTTACTGTTGTTTGAGCAAAAGCAGCATCTTTCAATACTAAAAGCACTCTATTTTTCTTTCCTTTTAAAATTGCTTCTGCTTCTGTAGAGAAACTTGGAGCAATTACAACTTCGCAAAATAATTTGTGAATTTCTTCGGCAGTTGCTGCATCAATTTCAGTATTAGAAATTAAAACACCACCAAAAGCAGAAACAGGATCACCAGCTAAAGCATCTGTATAGGCTTGGTGTAATGTGTCGCGTTGTGCTAATCCACAAGCATTATTGTGTTTTAAAATAGCAAAAGTTGGCGCATCGTTTTTAAACTCATCCATTAAATTTACAGCTGCATCAACATCTAAAAGGTTGTTGTAGCTTAATTCTTTACCATGAAGTTTTGTGAACATCTCATCAAAATCTCCGAAGAAAAAACCACGTTGATGTGGGTTTTCTCCATAACGTAAAACTTTACCGTTGGTTTCAGAAACTTTAAGTGCAGCAATTTTATGGTCTGCATTAAAGTAATTAAAGATAGCAGAATCGTAGTGAGAAGATACATTAAATGCTTTTGCGGCAAATGCTCTTCTGTCCTCTTCAGTTAAATCTCCTTTTTTGTCAGTAATTAACTCTAAAAACTCAGCATAATCATCTACAGATGATACACAAATAACATCAGCATAATTTTTTGCTGCTGCTCGAATTAAAGAAATACCTCCAATATCAATTTTCTCAATAATGTCTTGGTTTGTTGCTCCAGAAGCTACCGTTTTCTCGAAAGGATATAAATCTACGATTACAACATCTATTTGCGGAATCTCGAATGCTTTCATTTCGGCAACATCACCTTCATGATTTTGGCGATTTAAAATACCACCAAATACTTTTGGGTGTAATGTTTTTACACGACCACCTAAAATAGAAGGATACGAAGTAACGTCCTCAACAGGAACTACTTTTATACCTAAATCGTTTATAAATTTTTCTGTTCCACCAGTAGAATAAATGGTAACGCCTTGTTTATCTAGTTCTTTAACAATTGGTCCTAGGCCATCTTTGCTAAATACCGAAATTAATGCAGATTTAATTGTTTTGTTATTGCTCATTAGTAGTTGTGTTAATAAGCGTGCAAATTTACGAAAAAACGAAATGAGTTTTAACTAAAAAAGCAAAGCTTTTTAACTAAAACAACTAGTTATTAACAACTATAGTATTTCTGCGACTTTAGCGCAAACAAATTCTAAAAATCTTTCATCTTCTTCTGTAAAAGGATCTGGCGTATTAGAATCTATATCTATTTGTCCCATATTTTTTCCATTTACAAAAATAGGAATCACTATTTCTGCCTTAACAGTAATACTACAAGCAATGTAATTATCTTGAGCAGCAACATCTGGCACTACAAAGTTTTCGTTACTAACTGCTACTTGTCCACAAATACCTTTTCCAAAAGGAATAATAGTGTGGTCTGTAGGTTCACCAACATAAGGACCTAGTTTTAATTCGTTTTTATCTCCATTTTTAAAATAGAAACCTACCCAATTGTAATAACTTACATTGGCTTCTAATAATTCGCAGACTTTCATTAAACGCTCATCTCTAGAAATTTTGGTATTAGAAAGAATTGCTTCAGTTTGTGGTTTTAAAGTTTCAAAAATCATAAGGATAAAAATTTTGGTAAAAGTATTTAAAAAGACGTAATTTCAACCTTTCAAAATTTAAAACTTTTCAGAATAAAAGATTGAAAGCACTCTTTATAAAATATAAGTCTGTATTAAAATTTATCCTTACATTTTTGTTGGTATATATTGGCTTGTCTGTAATCTATAAATTGTATTTAAATGCTTCGGTTGGCTCTCAGTATTACCCAGATTATGTAACTAATCTAGTAGCTTACCAAAGCGAAGCATTGTTAAACACTATTGGTTACAGTACTGAGGTTGTAAAACATCCGCACGAACCTTCTATGAAACTATTAGTAAGAGGTAAGTATATTGCCAGGATAATAGAAGGTTGCAATGCCATTAGCGTAATTGTATTATTTATATCTTTTGTAATTTCTTTCTCTGGTAAATTTAAATCAACTGTTTTGTTTTTGTTGTCTGGAAGCGTTCTTATATATGTTGTAAATCTTATTAGAATTGTAATACTATCTGTTGGTTTATACCATTATCCTTGGCGAAGTGAAATTTTACATACGGTTGTTTTTCCTGCAATTATTTACGGAATGGTGTTTTTATTATGGATGCTTTGGGTGAATAGATTCTCTAATATTGGTAAAAAAAATGGATAAATATAAAAAATATATTTGGCTATTTTTTCTTTTTGGCTTGTTGGTTTTGCTACGTGCTTTCGAGAGCGAATTGTTTTACGATCCTTATTTGCAGTTTTTTCAAAGCGACTATTTATATTTAGACTCTCCAAGACGCGAAGTCTTAAAAGTAACGTTGTTTACAACATTACGTTTTTTAATTAATACTATAATTTCACTAGTAATTTTATATGTTTTTTTTAAGGATGCGAGCATGATTAAGTTTTCGGTAATTGTTTATGCAATTTCTTATATTATTCTTTTAGGCTTGTTTTTATACTTTGTACTAAACCCAAAACAAGAGGATTATTTTATGTTTTTTAATATTCGACGGTTTTTAATCCAGCCACTTATACTATTATTATTACTTCCAGCATTTTATTACCAGAGAAAAGGTGTGTAAATTTGTGTTAAAGCTAATATTAACGTGCTATCCAATTGATATTTTATTAACTTTGTAATGTGAAAATTAGTTTATTAAATAAAAGTATATCTTTTTTAATGGCATTTGTGGTGTTGTTTTCAACACTATCATTTACTATTGAGTCTCATTATTGTGGGACTAATTTAATAGACACAGCTGTTTTTTCTAAAGTAAAAAACTGCGGAATGGAATCTTCAGCAGCAACACCAA includes these proteins:
- a CDS encoding exosortase F system-associated protein, whose protein sequence is MDKYKKYIWLFFLFGLLVLLRAFESELFYDPYLQFFQSDYLYLDSPRREVLKVTLFTTLRFLINTIISLVILYVFFKDASMIKFSVIVYAISYIILLGLFLYFVLNPKQEDYFMFFNIRRFLIQPLILLLLLPAFYYQRKGV
- the xrtF gene encoding exosortase family protein XrtF codes for the protein MKALFIKYKSVLKFILTFLLVYIGLSVIYKLYLNASVGSQYYPDYVTNLVAYQSEALLNTIGYSTEVVKHPHEPSMKLLVRGKYIARIIEGCNAISVIVLFISFVISFSGKFKSTVLFLLSGSVLIYVVNLIRIVILSVGLYHYPWRSEILHTVVFPAIIYGMVFLLWMLWVNRFSNIGKKNG
- a CDS encoding GAF domain-containing protein, with amino-acid sequence MIFETLKPQTEAILSNTKISRDERLMKVCELLEANVSYYNWVGFYFKNGDKNELKLGPYVGEPTDHTIIPFGKGICGQVAVSNENFVVPDVAAQDNYIACSITVKAEIVIPIFVNGKNMGQIDIDSNTPDPFTEEDERFLEFVCAKVAEIL
- the purH gene encoding bifunctional phosphoribosylaminoimidazolecarboxamide formyltransferase/IMP cyclohydrolase produces the protein MSNNKTIKSALISVFSKDGLGPIVKELDKQGVTIYSTGGTEKFINDLGIKVVPVEDVTSYPSILGGRVKTLHPKVFGGILNRQNHEGDVAEMKAFEIPQIDVVIVDLYPFEKTVASGATNQDIIEKIDIGGISLIRAAAKNYADVICVSSVDDYAEFLELITDKKGDLTEEDRRAFAAKAFNVSSHYDSAIFNYFNADHKIAALKVSETNGKVLRYGENPHQRGFFFGDFDEMFTKLHGKELSYNNLLDVDAAVNLMDEFKNDAPTFAILKHNNACGLAQRDTLHQAYTDALAGDPVSAFGGVLISNTEIDAATAEEIHKLFCEVVIAPSFSTEAEAILKGKKNRVLLVLKDAAFAQTTVRTCLNGVLVQDRNNITDSLEDLKNATTKAPTTAELDDLIFASKICKHTKSNTIVLVKGRQLCASGTGQTSRVDALNQAIHKAQSFKFDLEGCVMASDAFFPFPDCVEIAKNAGVTAVIQPGGSIKDQLSIDYCNGNDVSMVFTGTRHFKH